A part of Gossypium hirsutum isolate 1008001.06 chromosome A07, Gossypium_hirsutum_v2.1, whole genome shotgun sequence genomic DNA contains:
- the LOC107930821 gene encoding uncharacterized protein isoform X2 encodes MEQFHERGHQCKTSSYMEDVQLNTNWDDVICPICLDFPHNGVLLQCSSYEKGCRPFVCDTNHMHSNCLDRFKNAHGMSSILTSDTSSIANIQLEVSEDNCRPTCPLCRGQVTGWVIVDKARLLLDEKKRCCEEEQCTFAGTYLELHKHAQIEHPHARPSRIDPARQLDWENFQQSSEMVDVLSTIHSEVPRGVVLGDYVIEYGEDDSGDELEDFPGDEGNWWTSCILYQMFDNFRNSRNRRRSRGSDTRRRIHRSSYASSTSDEGSVHSVEFAEYRVDETDDEFVSTSGSSRGSTSYQSRIPKK; translated from the coding sequence ATGGAACAATTTCATGAAAGAGGGCACCAATGCAAAACATCGTCTTATATGGAGGATGTTCAGTTGAATACAAATTGGGACGATGTGATTTGTCCTATATGTTTGGATTTCCCCCACAATGGGGTACTTCTTCAATGCTCTTCTTATGAGAAAGGCTGCCGCCCTTTTGTTTGTGACACAAATCACATGCATTCAAATTGTTTGGATCGATTCAAAAATGCACATGGAATGTCGTCCATTTTGACGTCTGATACATCTTCTATAGCTAACATTCAGCTAGAAGTATCTGAAGACAACTGTAGGCCAACTTGTCCCCTATGTAGAGGGCAAGTCACTGGATGGGTTATTGTCGATAAGGCTCGTTTACTTCTAGATGAGAAGAAGCGTTGTTGTGAGGAGGAACAGTGTACATTTGCGGGAACCTACTTGGAATTACATAAGCATGCTCAGATAGAGCACCCTCATGCACGCCCTTCAAGAATTGATCCTGCTCGGCAGCTTGATTGGGAAAATTTTCAGCAGTCCTCTGAGATGGTAGATGTTTTGAGCACTATACACTCAGAAGTCCCACGTGGGGTGGTTCTTGGAGACTATGTCATTGAATATGGTGAAGATGATTCTGGAGATGAATTGGAGGACTTTCCTGGTGATGAGGGCAACTGGTGGACCTCTTGCATTTTATATCAGATGTTTGATAATTTCAGGAACTCTAGAAATAGAAGGAGATCAAGAGGCAGTGATACTCGAAGGAGAATTCACCGCTCTAGTTATGCTTCATCAACTTCTGATGAGGGTTCAGTGCATTCTGTAGAATTTGCAGAATATAGAGTAGATGAGACTGATGATGAGTTTGTGAGCACAAGTGGCTCCTCAAGAGGTA
- the LOC107930821 gene encoding uncharacterized protein isoform X1, whose translation MEQFHERGHQCKTSSYMEDVQLNTNWDDVICPICLDFPHNGVLLQCSSYEKGCRPFVCDTNHMHSNCLDRFKNAHGMSSILTSDTSSIANIQLEVSEDNCRPTCPLCRGQVTGWVIVDKARLLLDEKKRCCEEEQCTFAGTYLELHKHAQIEHPHARPSRIDPARQLDWENFQQSSEMVDVLSTIHSEVPRGVVLGDYVIEYGEDDSGDELEDFPGDEGNWWTSCILYQMFDNFRNSRNRRRSRGSDTRRRIHRSSYASSTSDEGSVHSVEFAEYRVDETDDEFVSTSGSSRGSTSYQSSQRRRSRFYDN comes from the coding sequence ATGGAACAATTTCATGAAAGAGGGCACCAATGCAAAACATCGTCTTATATGGAGGATGTTCAGTTGAATACAAATTGGGACGATGTGATTTGTCCTATATGTTTGGATTTCCCCCACAATGGGGTACTTCTTCAATGCTCTTCTTATGAGAAAGGCTGCCGCCCTTTTGTTTGTGACACAAATCACATGCATTCAAATTGTTTGGATCGATTCAAAAATGCACATGGAATGTCGTCCATTTTGACGTCTGATACATCTTCTATAGCTAACATTCAGCTAGAAGTATCTGAAGACAACTGTAGGCCAACTTGTCCCCTATGTAGAGGGCAAGTCACTGGATGGGTTATTGTCGATAAGGCTCGTTTACTTCTAGATGAGAAGAAGCGTTGTTGTGAGGAGGAACAGTGTACATTTGCGGGAACCTACTTGGAATTACATAAGCATGCTCAGATAGAGCACCCTCATGCACGCCCTTCAAGAATTGATCCTGCTCGGCAGCTTGATTGGGAAAATTTTCAGCAGTCCTCTGAGATGGTAGATGTTTTGAGCACTATACACTCAGAAGTCCCACGTGGGGTGGTTCTTGGAGACTATGTCATTGAATATGGTGAAGATGATTCTGGAGATGAATTGGAGGACTTTCCTGGTGATGAGGGCAACTGGTGGACCTCTTGCATTTTATATCAGATGTTTGATAATTTCAGGAACTCTAGAAATAGAAGGAGATCAAGAGGCAGTGATACTCGAAGGAGAATTCACCGCTCTAGTTATGCTTCATCAACTTCTGATGAGGGTTCAGTGCATTCTGTAGAATTTGCAGAATATAGAGTAGATGAGACTGATGATGAGTTTGTGAGCACAAGTGGCTCCTCAAGAGGTA